Below is a genomic region from Flammeovirgaceae bacterium SG7u.111.
GGTTCTACCTTCTTTATCAACAACTTTTACCTCACTAGTACGTGACATTACTACATCTAACTCTTCCCCTTCAGGACCTTTAGATGGTACAGAACGTAACTCTTCGTAAACAACCTTACCGGCAAATTTTGCTCTGATACTTGCATCTACAGCAATGTTCGATGCCGTACCACCAACGTGGAATGTACGTAGCGTAAGCTGAGTACCTGGCTCACCAATTGATTGAGCTGCGATAACACCAACAGCCTCACCATTTTGAACAGGATTACCCGAAGCAAGGTTGCGACCGTAGCACAAGGCACAAACACCTTTTCTCGTCTCACAAGTAAGTACTGAACGTATTTCTACAGCTTCAATAACTGTTTCTTTATCAATATAAGCAGCGATGTCTTCTGTTACCTCTTCGCCAGAAGCCACAATAAGTTCGTCCTCATTAAGCGGGTTATATACATCATGTACAGAAACTCTACCTACTATTCTCTCAGCCAATGGCTCAATAACATCATCGTTATCTTTAAGAGCCTCTACTGTGATACCTCTTAAAGTACCGCAATCATGCTCAGTAACAACTACATCTTGCGCTACATCAACTAGCCTACGAGTAAGGTAACCAGCATCGGCAGTTTTAAGAGCCGTATCTGCCAAACCTTTCCTCGCACCGTGAGTAGAGATAAAGTACTCTAGTACATCTAGCCCTTCTTTAAAGTTTGAAAGAATTGGGTTTTCGATGATTTCACCAACAGAACCTTGAAGGTTTTTCTGTGGTTTTGCCATCAAGCCCCTCATGCCTCCAAGCTGCCTAATTTGCTCCCTAGAACCCCTTGCTCCAGAGTGCATCATCATATAAATAGAGTTGAAACCTTGTTGGTCATGCTCCATCTGATTCATCAGCGTAGCAGTCAGCCTCATGTTTACTTTCGTCCAAATATCAATAACTTGGTTATAACGCTCATTATCAGTGATAAGCCCCATCTGATAGTTAGCAGTAACTGTCTCTACGTCTTCCTTAGCACCTACAATCAAGCTTTCCTTTTCTTCTGGAATAACAATTTCATCCAGACCGAAAGAAAGACCACCACTATATGCCATTCCAAAACCTAAGCCCTTGATATCATCCAAGAACTTGGCAGTTTTTGCCATACCCACAATCTTAAAGATTCGAGCAATAATTTTTTGGAGTGCTTTTTTGCTAAGAAGCTCATTTACATAACCCACTTCTTCGGGTACAAACTCATTGAAAAGTACTCTACCCGCTACAGTTTCTATGATTTCAGTACTAAGCTCACCTGTTTTATCATTACGAACTTTCGTTCTGATCTTGATATTAGCATGCTTAGATACCCTTCCCTCATTAATAGCAATAGTAGCTTCATCAGCACCATAGAAAGTAAGACCTTCACCTGGCACCTCTTCTTCAGGAGTTGTCCTTTTACCTTTAGAGAGATAATAAAGACCTAATACCATATCCTGAGAAGGTACCGTAATCGGTGCTCCGTTAGCAGGGTTCAATATATTGTGTGAAGCTAGCATTAGCAATGATGCCTCTAGCACAGCTTCGTGACCTAGTGGTACGTGTACCGCCATTTGGTCACCATCAAAATCGGCGTTAAATGCAGTACAAACAAGTGGATGTAACTGGATAGCTTTACCCTCAATAAGCTTAGGCTGGAATGCTTGAATACCAAGCCTGTGAAGCGTAGGAGCCCTGTTCAAGAGAACTGGATGACCTTTCAAGACGTTTTCCAAAATATCCCAAACTACAGGATCTTTGCGGTCTACAATTTTCTTTGCAGACTTCACTGTTTTCACAATACCCCTCTCAATCAGTTTCCTGATTATAAAAGGCTTGAACAGCTCAGCAGCCATGTTTTTAGGAAGGCCACACTCGTGGAGTTTCAATTCAGGACCTACTACGATCACCGAACGACCAGAGTAATCGACCCTTTTACCCAACAAGTTTTGACGGAAACGACCTTGCTTACCTTTGAGCATGTCACTCAATGATTTCAATGGACGGTTACCATCAGCCCTTACAGCGTTGACTTTACGAGAGTTGTCAAACAATGAATCTACCGCTTCTTGAAGCATCCTTTTCTCATTTCGAAGGATTACCTCAGGAGCTTTAATATCTATAAGCCTTTTCAAACGGTTGTTACGAATAATAACACGTCTGTAAAGGTCATTTAAATCTGAAGTTGCAAAACGACCTCCATCCAATGGAACTAGTGGACGAAGTTCTGGTGGGATAACCGGTACCATTCTGATAACCATCCACTCAGGGCGGTTCTCGATACGAGTCCTAGCATCCCTAAATGCTTCTACTACTTTCAAACGCTTCAACGCCTCAGCTTTACGCTGTTGCGAAGTATCATTGGCAGCACTATCTCTCAAGCTATAAGAAAGCTCATCGAGATTGATACGGCTCAACAACATTTCTAGAGACTCTGCACCCATCTTAGCGATGAACTTGTTAGGATCGTCGTCGTCGAGAAGTTGGTTCTCCCTAGGCAGTTTATCCAAGATATCAAGGTACTCATCCTCAGTCAAGAAGTCGAGGTAGTTGATACCATCTTCAGCTTTTATACCAGCTTGGATTACCACATAACGCTCGTAGTAAATGATTTGGTCAAGTTTTTTGGTAGGCAAGCCTAGCAAATAACCGATTTTATTAGGCAGGGAACGGAAATACCAAATGTGAGCTACAGGAACTACAAGTTGAATATGACCCATCCTTTCCCTTCTTACCTTCTTCTCGGTCACTTCAACACCACACCTGTCACAGATGATACCTTTGTACCTAATTCGCTTATATTTCCCACAATGACATTCCCAGTCTTTTACTGGTCCAAAAATTCGCTCACAGAACAATCCGCCCATCTCAGGCTTGTAAGTCCTATAGTTGATAGTTTCGGGCTGTGTTACCTCTCCATGAGAGCTTTCCAGAATAGACTCGGGGGATGCTAAACTAATGGTGACTTTTGTAAAGTCATTGGTGATTTTTTTATTCTTCTTAAACGCCATTTGAAGCTTCCTTTTTTTTGAACTTGCAAATATAGACAATTAATAATTATTTACTAAACCAATAGTTTGAATTCGCAAATTTATTTTGCTTTTTTTTCTTACCATTGTTTATACAAAAATTCCAAAAACCAGATCATACACCTGATTTGCAATACAATAGCTGAGTATAATATATTTATAAAAAATTGGGTGAGTTATAATGACCAGTCGGGACATCCTTATAAATTCTCCTTTCAAAAAATGAATTTGCCATGAGGAACAAAAAGTGGAAGTTGCTCAACAGGCTATTCGGGCAAGGATAGTTTTTATGCATAGTGAGATTTATGTGAAGGGATAAAAGAATAAGACTGGATTGCCTTAATATAGCATTTTTTATCTGCTTCCACAAAGCATTGCCAAATTTTATTATGAAAAAAGAAGTAAACCTCCATTTTGCCCCTTTTTTTGTGAAATCAACCCAATGTTTTTAGTATTGCAGGCTTTAAATACACCAGTTAAACTATAACCTCACGCTATCTATCAACAGCTCTCGTCATGAACGAATTCTTCCAAATCACTCAATTCCAAGGAGCTCTTGTGCTTATTTGCGGTCTGCTCATCGGACTGTCAAAATCAGGGGTGCGGGGTGCAGGAATGATTGTTGTCCCCATAATGGCAAGTATATATGGAGGAAAATTATCTTCTGGTGTGGTATTGCCTATGCTTTCATTTGCCGACCTTTTCGCCGTTATGTATTACAATAGGCACGCTGAATGGAAGTACGTTTGGAAACTGTTACCTTGGACAATGGCAGGCATTGGGATTGGCGTAGTAACAGGAGAAGCTGTTTCGGACGTAGTGTTCAAGCAGCTAATCGGTGCTATTGTTATAGTTGGGCTAGGCATTATGGTCTGGCAAGATATAAAAAGAAAGAAAAGCAGTAGTATTAGCATTCCTGACGCTTGGTATTATTCTGCCCTTTTTGGATTAGCCGGAGGCTTTTCTACCATGATAGGCAATTCTGCTGGGGCAATTATGGCAATTTACTTACTATCCATGCACTTGCCCAAAAACTCATTTATAGGTACAGGCGCATGGTTTTTTCTCATTGTCAATCTTTCCAAAATCCCGTTCCACGCCCTAGTTTGGAAAACAATCACCCTCGAAACTCTTACATTTAACCTTACACTCACACCTCTTATAGCAGTTGGAGCATTTATTGGCATAAAAGTGGTCAAAAAAATCCCAGAGCGACCTTACCGTATTTTTGTCATTTGCATCACCTTTCTCTCCTCTGTGTTACTTTTCATCTAGCTCAGGTCAAAAAGTGACAAAAAATTTGAAGTATTTGATTTAACCGAGTAGTGGTCTTCTATCTTTTTTCTTGCCTCTGCCCCCATCTGCTTTCTCAGTTCAGGAGAAGCAAGAAGTTTAGATAATTTTTCATACCATTCCTCGGGATGTTCACAGATAAACCCATTCACTCCATCATCCACAATCTTGGTATTTACACCAACAGGTGATACAATAGCAGGAATACCTAATGCCATATACTGCAAAGCCTTAAATCCACACTTTCCGTTTGCCCAAATATCATCCGTAAGTGGCATTACCCCCACATTAAACTGGAGCAAATCCTCAATCTCAGATTCTTTCTTCCAAGGAATAAACTTAAAAGATTCCAAGTCGAACTTTGGTGCCTCATTGGAAATCATTTGAAACTCGAATTCGAAATCTTGCTCCAACCCTCCAAGGATAGGCACTAGCTCTTGAAGGTATTTTGCAGTAGTGAGCGTCCCTGTCCAACCAATAATCGGCTTTTCAGCAGCTTGCGGGTTTACCTTATTGTGGTAATGTTCGGTATCAATAGTAGTAGGGTTGCACACAACCGACCGATTATATTCTGAAGCTTTACTTACCAAATAATCATTCCCTGCGCTCACTTTATAACTCCATTTCATAATGGAATAGACCTTTTGGTAAAACTTGAGCCAGTGAAAACGAGCATTATGCTCAGAATAATTCGGCAACCAAATAGCATCATCAAAATCATAGATGATTTTCTTCCTAAAGACTTTGGCAATAAGCCATTCGAAAATGGGAGGTCCAATGTGAGAAGCCTCTCGATGGATAAATACAAAGTCATATTTCCCAAGCTGTGGCAATAAAGCAAGCCTACGAAGAAAGGCAAAAACAATCCCTAATGCTTTTTGAACAAAATACCCTGGCTTATGAAGAATCCCCCAAGTTTGTTCGCTGATAAAGGGCTCGTAGTCA
It encodes:
- the rpoC gene encoding DNA-directed RNA polymerase subunit beta' produces the protein MAFKKNKKITNDFTKVTISLASPESILESSHGEVTQPETINYRTYKPEMGGLFCERIFGPVKDWECHCGKYKRIRYKGIICDRCGVEVTEKKVRRERMGHIQLVVPVAHIWYFRSLPNKIGYLLGLPTKKLDQIIYYERYVVIQAGIKAEDGINYLDFLTEDEYLDILDKLPRENQLLDDDDPNKFIAKMGAESLEMLLSRINLDELSYSLRDSAANDTSQQRKAEALKRLKVVEAFRDARTRIENRPEWMVIRMVPVIPPELRPLVPLDGGRFATSDLNDLYRRVIIRNNRLKRLIDIKAPEVILRNEKRMLQEAVDSLFDNSRKVNAVRADGNRPLKSLSDMLKGKQGRFRQNLLGKRVDYSGRSVIVVGPELKLHECGLPKNMAAELFKPFIIRKLIERGIVKTVKSAKKIVDRKDPVVWDILENVLKGHPVLLNRAPTLHRLGIQAFQPKLIEGKAIQLHPLVCTAFNADFDGDQMAVHVPLGHEAVLEASLLMLASHNILNPANGAPITVPSQDMVLGLYYLSKGKRTTPEEEVPGEGLTFYGADEATIAINEGRVSKHANIKIRTKVRNDKTGELSTEIIETVAGRVLFNEFVPEEVGYVNELLSKKALQKIIARIFKIVGMAKTAKFLDDIKGLGFGMAYSGGLSFGLDEIVIPEEKESLIVGAKEDVETVTANYQMGLITDNERYNQVIDIWTKVNMRLTATLMNQMEHDQQGFNSIYMMMHSGARGSREQIRQLGGMRGLMAKPQKNLQGSVGEIIENPILSNFKEGLDVLEYFISTHGARKGLADTALKTADAGYLTRRLVDVAQDVVVTEHDCGTLRGITVEALKDNDDVIEPLAERIVGRVSVHDVYNPLNEDELIVASGEEVTEDIAAYIDKETVIEAVEIRSVLTCETRKGVCALCYGRNLASGNPVQNGEAVGVIAAQSIGEPGTQLTLRTFHVGGTASNIAVDASIRAKFAGKVVYEELRSVPSKGPEGEELDVVMSRTSEVKVVDKEGRTLINNHLPYGSFLKVPEGAMVEKGDTICFWDPFNAVILSQFNGHVEFEAIEEGITYREEYDEQTGHREKVIIETKDKAKNPTLIIVSDDGESVSSNIPVDAHLAVEDGEKVTAGQILVKIPRAISKNRDITGGLPRVTELFEARNPSNPAVVSEIDGIVSYGAIKRGNREIFVESKEGVKKRYLVNLSKHILVQENDFVKAGMPLSDGAITPSDILAIKGPTAVQEYLVNEIQDVYRLQGVGINDKHIEVIVRQMMQKVMIVDSGDTIFLNNQNVDKFTFRETNDQILDKKVVTEAGDSATMRPGMIVSARQLRDENSNLKRRDLNIVKVRDAQPAVSRPNLQGITQASLDTTSFISAASFQETTKVLSEAAIRGKMDQLNGLKENVIVGHLIPAGTGIRKFQGARVASMDEYEALLDSKERFRTDRELQD
- a CDS encoding sulfite exporter TauE/SafE family protein, with the protein product MNEFFQITQFQGALVLICGLLIGLSKSGVRGAGMIVVPIMASIYGGKLSSGVVLPMLSFADLFAVMYYNRHAEWKYVWKLLPWTMAGIGIGVVTGEAVSDVVFKQLIGAIVIVGLGIMVWQDIKRKKSSSISIPDAWYYSALFGLAGGFSTMIGNSAGAIMAIYLLSMHLPKNSFIGTGAWFFLIVNLSKIPFHALVWKTITLETLTFNLTLTPLIAVGAFIGIKVVKKIPERPYRIFVICITFLSSVLLFI
- a CDS encoding glycosyltransferase family 4 protein codes for the protein MRILILAPYPKGEAPSQRFRFEQYLYLFDEKGIAYDYEPFISEQTWGILHKPGYFVQKALGIVFAFLRRLALLPQLGKYDFVFIHREASHIGPPIFEWLIAKVFRKKIIYDFDDAIWLPNYSEHNARFHWLKFYQKVYSIMKWSYKVSAGNDYLVSKASEYNRSVVCNPTTIDTEHYHNKVNPQAAEKPIIGWTGTLTTAKYLQELVPILGGLEQDFEFEFQMISNEAPKFDLESFKFIPWKKESEIEDLLQFNVGVMPLTDDIWANGKCGFKALQYMALGIPAIVSPVGVNTKIVDDGVNGFICEHPEEWYEKLSKLLASPELRKQMGAEARKKIEDHYSVKSNTSNFLSLFDLS